CGAGGGCGCGCTTGCGCGCCTCCTGACCCTTGGCCAGCTCGGAGCGCTCGAAGAAGACCTTCGCCAGGTTGTGGTAGGCGGCGGCCGAGCCCCCGTCGAGGGAGACGGCCTTCTGCAGGGCGTCCTTCGCCTCGGCGTGCTCCCCCAGGACGAAGAGCACCACGCCGAGGTTGTTGTGGACGGCCACGTCGGAGCCGCCGCCGGAGGTCAGGGCCTGCTCGTAGAGGGCCCGGGCGCGCTCGAGGCGCCCCAGCCGCTTCTCGGCGCGGGCCAGGGCGAAGATCTCGGGGAAGGTCGCGCCGCCCGCCTCGACCCGGGCGCGCAGCCGGGGGAGGGCCAGCTCCCACTCCCCCGTGTTCTCGATCGTCCAGACGTCCGCGGCGCGGGTCTCCCAGAAGCGGCCCAGGGAGAAGAGCATCGAGGTCGCCGGCACGGTCAGGCCCACCACCGCCACGGTGGCCAGCAGGGCGATCCTCCTGGGCCACTGCAGGTAGGCCCAGACGGCGATCGCCGGCAGCAGCAGCGCGGGGAGGAGGCCGAGGCCCAGGAAGAAGGGCACGGCGAAGAGGAGCAGCGCGACGACCGTCGTCTGCAGGTAGCTCGTTCCGCGGGGGAAGCGGTGGTGGAAGTCGTGGAGGAAGAGGCGCAGGCGGGAGAGCACCGTCACCGCGAAGAAGGCCAGCAGGGCGAAGAGGAGCGCGACCAGGACCAGCGCCAGGGCGTTCGCCTGCAGGGCGCGCCGCTCGGGCAGGGAGGTGAAGCGCTTGCCCACGGCCGAGAAGGTGGCGGAGAGGATCTGTCCGACCGAGCCCGGGGACTCGAGGAGGGTGGCCCGGGCCAGGAACTGCTCGGCCTCGGGGAGGGCCGGCGAGAGCTGCACCGCGAGCTCGGCCTTGCGCAGGGCCTCGGCCCCCCGGCCGTTCTCGAGATCGATCCGCCCCTCGCGGATCAGGGCCGCGGAGACGGTCGGGAGGTTCTCGAGCGCCAGGGTCTCGCGCAGCTTCGCGATGGCCTCCTCGCGCGCCTTCGCCTGGGAGGGATCCATCTCGGCCAGGTCGGCCCGCCGCGCGCTCCACAGCGCGAGGACGTCGGAGGGCCTCTGTTCGGGGAGGATCAGCTCCACCGGCCCCTGGGGCTGCTCCTCCTCCCCGGCGGCCTCCCCCTCGGCCACGGCCTCCGCCGGGTCGCCCTCGGCGGCCGCCTCGCCGGGCTCGGCCTCGGCGGCGGGCTCGGGGGCGGGGGCCGGCGCCTCCTTCACGGCGGGCGGCTCGGGGGTGGGCTCCGGGGCCGGGGCCTCCGGCACCACCCCCCACTGCACTCCCGCGGCCGGCGCGGTGGTCGTCGTCGGCTTGCGCTCGGCGGGGGCGTCGCCCGCCTCCCGGGCCGCGCGCTCGTAGACCGAGCGGTAGCTGCGCTCGTCGGGGAGGGCGTCCACCGGCGCGACGTCCGGCTCGGACTCGGGGACGTCGGCCGCGCTCCCCGGACCCTCGTCCTCCTCCTCCTCCTCCTCCTCTTCGGGCTCGTCGGGCGGGAGCTCGAGCTCCCAGCTCCCCTGAGCCAGCGCCAACCGTGCCGGCAGCGCCGTCAGGGCGAGCCCGGCGACGAGCGCCGGCAGGAGAATGGATTGCGACCTCATCCGCGGCACGATAGCACACCGAAAACCTCGAAAGGAGCAGCCTTGCACGCCGGAAGCGCCGGCCTCCTGCTCCCTTCCCCCATCCGCGAGGCCGCCATGTCCTACCAGCCCACCGAAGAAGAGCTCGCCCCGCACCGGGAGGCCGAGGCGGCCCTCGGCCGCTTCCTGGCCCTGATGCACCGGCTGCGCGCGCCCGGGGGCTGCCCCTGGGATCGGGAGCAGACCCTGGAGAGCCTGCGCCCCTACCTCCTCGAGGAGACCTACGAGGTGCTCGAGGCGATCGACACCGGCGACGATCACCACCACCTCGAGGAGCTCGGCGACCTGCTCCTGCAGATCGTCTTCCACGCGGAGATCGCCTCCGAGGAGGGCCGCTGGGGGATGGCGGAGATCGTCGACGGCATCACCGAGAAGCTCTACCTGCGTCACCCCCACGTCTTCGGGGGGGAGCAGGCGGGCGATGCGTCCGAGGCCTTCGAGCGCTGGGAGCAGGTCAAGGCGAAGGAGAAGGAGGCCCGGGGGCGCAAGCGGGAGAGCGTCATCGACGGCGTGCCCCGGGCGGCGCCCGCCCTGATGCGGGCCGAGCGGATCGGGGACAAGGCCTCCTCGGTGGGCTTCGACTGGCCGGACCTCTCGGGGGTCCGCGCCAAGCTCGACGAGGAGCTGGCCGAGCTCGACGAGGCCCTCGAGGCCGGCGAGCCGGCGGCGGTGCAGGCCGAGGTGGGGGACCTCCTCCTGACGGTGGCCAACCTCGCCCGCAAGGCCGGCGTCCACCCCGAGGACGCCCTGCGGGAGGCCAACGCCCGCTTCGAGACCCGCTTCCGGGAGGTCGAGGAGCGGCTGCGCCACGCCGGGGTCACCGCCGGGGAGCTGCCCCTCGAGGAGCTGGAGGCCCACTGGCAGGAGGCCAAGAAGGTCGTGGGTTAGGAGGGGGTTGCCCACCCCCTGGGGGCACTTGCCCACACCCGCTGTGGGCAAGGTGTGCGGTCACCTGTGGGTTGGACGCGGTGCGTCCAGAGACCGGGCTCGTCGAGCGGGACCGATCGAAATGCCCAGAACCTGGGCAACGCCCCGCTAGCGATCCGCGAGGCCGGGGAGCCCCGGCAGCCCCCGGGCCTTGCGCACGCCCCGGAGGATCGCCCTCGAGACCGCCTCTGCGGCCGCGATCCCCAGGGAGAGCTCCTCCGGCTCGGGGCCGTCTCCGGCCTTGCCCGCGGTGGTCAGCACGACGCAGAGGTCGCCGTCGACCGCGGTCTCGGCGGGGCGGATGGTGCGGGAGAGCCCGTGGCTGGCGAGGCGGGCCACCCGGGCGGCGCCGATCCGGGAGAGGGGCTGGTCGGTGACGACCAGACAGAGCGTCGTATTGCCGCCTCCGTAGCGCCGGGTGGCCAGGCCACCCAGGAGGAGCTTCTCGGTGGAGGCGAAGCGGCGGCTGCGCTCCGAGCGCCGGACCCCGGCCACGATCTCGCTGCCGCGGGCGGGATCGACCACGTCCCCGAAGGCGTTGACCACGGCCAGCGCCCCGACCCGGCCGCCGGTGGGGAGCTGGAGCAGGACCGAGCCCACCCCACCCTTCATGGCCAGCGCGTGCCCCGCGCACTTGCCGACGCTGGCGCCGGCGCCCGCTCCCACGCTGCCCTCCTTCACCGGCGCGGCGCTGGCCGCGGCCGCCGCCGCCCGGCCGAGGGCCGCGTCGGGGCGCACCCCGGCGCCGGCCACCGGCAGATCGAAGAGGATCGCGGTGGGGACCACCGGCACCCGCTGCCCGGGGCTCACCGGCAGCCCCACCCCCGCCTCCTCGAGGTGCTCCTGGACGCCGCGCCCGGCCGCGAGGCCGTAGGCCGAGCCCCCGGCGAAGCAGATCGCGTGGATCAGGCCGTTGACGTGGGCCGGCTCGAGGGCCCCGAACTGCCGGGTGCTCGCCGCGTCGCCGCCGAGGTGCGCGGCGCCGCTGACCGGCGCGTCGAAGAGCACCGCGGTGACGCCGCTGGCGCCCCCTGCGTGCCGGGCGTGCCCCACCCTGACCCCCGGGATTCCCGTCAGGCCACCCCGTAGCTGCTTCAGGCTCATCGCCCCTCCTCTCTCTGGGGACTGGTCTCGGGAGCGCACGATCAGGCCCTGCCCAGGCGCCGACGCAGGGAGCCGAGCAGGGCCCGGGCCTCGGGGCTCTTCAGCGCCAGGGTCACGCCGGCGTAGGTCCCCGCCCCGGCGACCACGGCCAGCAGCAGGACACCGACGTTCCGCAGCAGCAGGAGGTCGAGGGCGCCGGCCCCGGCCTCCCAGCGCCCGAGGGAGGCCACCCCCCAGGCCGCCGCGCCGGTCAGGAGGGCGCCGAGCGCCGCCCGGAGGCCGGAGCCCAGCACCCGGGAGAGGCCGAGGCGCCCGAACTTGCGCCGCAGCAGGAGCAGGTTCGCGGCCAGGTTCACCCAGGCCGTCACCGACACCGCCAGGGCGATGCCCACGTGCCCCTGGCCCGGCATCCAGAAGAGGGCGAGGGCCACGAAGGAGAGCACCGAGATCACCCCCACCAGCACCGGGGTGCGGGTGTCCTCCAGGGCGTAGAAGCCCTGGACCACGATCCGGCTGCAGCCGATGGCCGGCAGGCCACCCGCGTAGGCCAGGAGGGCGGCCGCGGTGGCCGCGCTGTCGCTGACCCCGAAGGCGCCCCGCTGGAAGACCACCGCCACCGTCGGCAGGGCCAGGGCCGCCAGCCCGGCGGTCGCGGGCAGGGTCACGTAGAGGACCTGCCGCAGGGAGGAGGCCAGGGTCGCCCGGTAGGCCTCCCGGTCGCCGGCCTTGGCGTGGCGGGCGAGGGCCGGGAGCGAGGCGACGGCGATGGAGACGGCGAAGATGCCGAGCGGCAGCTCGATCAGGACGTTGGCGCTGTAGAGCCAGGTGATCGCGCCCGGCCCGACCGAGGCCGCGAAGGCCCGGGAGACCAGGAGGTTCACCTGGTGGATGGACGCGGCCAGGGTGGCCGGGGCCATGAGGAGGGCGAGGCGCCGCACGTGGGGATCCGCGAGCGCGAGGGAGGGTCGGGGCGTCATCCCCGCTCGCTTCAGGGCCAGGAAGTTCGCCCCGAGCTGCAGCGCCCCGCCGATCAGCGCGGCCCAGGCCAGGGCCATCAGCCCCGACTCCACGCCGCCGCTGCCCCAGAGCATCACCCAGAGGCAGGCCACGATCAGGGAGAGGTTGAGGAAGACCTGGCAGACCGCCGGGACGAAGAAGCGCCCCAGGGTGTTCAGCGCCCCCATGAAGAGGGCGGTCAGCCCGATGAACCAGAGGTAGGGGAAGGCCACCCGGCCCACCTCCACGGCGCGGGCCTTGCGGG
Above is a genomic segment from Deltaproteobacteria bacterium containing:
- a CDS encoding tetratricopeptide repeat protein; translation: MRSQSILLPALVAGLALTALPARLALAQGSWELELPPDEPEEEEEEEEDEGPGSAADVPESEPDVAPVDALPDERSYRSVYERAAREAGDAPAERKPTTTTAPAAGVQWGVVPEAPAPEPTPEPPAVKEAPAPAPEPAAEAEPGEAAAEGDPAEAVAEGEAAGEEEQPQGPVELILPEQRPSDVLALWSARRADLAEMDPSQAKAREEAIAKLRETLALENLPTVSAALIREGRIDLENGRGAEALRKAELAVQLSPALPEAEQFLARATLLESPGSVGQILSATFSAVGKRFTSLPERRALQANALALVLVALLFALLAFFAVTVLSRLRLFLHDFHHRFPRGTSYLQTTVVALLLFAVPFFLGLGLLPALLLPAIAVWAYLQWPRRIALLATVAVVGLTVPATSMLFSLGRFWETRAADVWTIENTGEWELALPRLRARVEAGGATFPEIFALARAEKRLGRLERARALYEQALTSGGGSDVAVHNNLGVVLFVLGEHAEAKDALQKAVSLDGGSAAAYHNLAKVFFERSELAKGQEARKRALDLDRSLVEAHPDTEPRVNVALADLPLDGSYFSILFEEGSEQDPSWQVRTRLAGLLPEIGTWVLSLAAMAILFLGGFLRERLGVADPCQRCGRPVCRKCDRQSQGELCGQCINVFEKKDLVAPEVRMAKEKSIRRRQVFLDRMERLLGILVPGLGQVFGERLVLGLILLFLFFFGLTGLLFWNGPVPSALWADGGLPSWRLAGCAVLLGVSWIVSLWSVLRR
- a CDS encoding P1 family peptidase encodes the protein MSLKQLRGGLTGIPGVRVGHARHAGGASGVTAVLFDAPVSGAAHLGGDAASTRQFGALEPAHVNGLIHAICFAGGSAYGLAAGRGVQEHLEEAGVGLPVSPGQRVPVVPTAILFDLPVAGAGVRPDAALGRAAAAAASAAPVKEGSVGAGAGASVGKCAGHALAMKGGVGSVLLQLPTGGRVGALAVVNAFGDVVDPARGSEIVAGVRRSERSRRFASTEKLLLGGLATRRYGGGNTTLCLVVTDQPLSRIGAARVARLASHGLSRTIRPAETAVDGDLCVVLTTAGKAGDGPEPEELSLGIAAAEAVSRAILRGVRKARGLPGLPGLADR
- the murJ gene encoding murein biosynthesis integral membrane protein MurJ translates to MTQEKRQEEAGAAASGGGRIAHNAGIFAAGTLTSRITGFVRDAAVVAVFGTALSDIWLLAWTLPNALRRLVGEGSLTVSFVPIFTGRLQEGREEARRFTGRALGAAALLLLLLCVLGIVFMPWIIEVLAGSWEEARKARAVEVGRVAFPYLWFIGLTALFMGALNTLGRFFVPAVCQVFLNLSLIVACLWVMLWGSGGVESGLMALAWAALIGGALQLGANFLALKRAGMTPRPSLALADPHVRRLALLMAPATLAASIHQVNLLVSRAFAASVGPGAITWLYSANVLIELPLGIFAVSIAVASLPALARHAKAGDREAYRATLASSLRQVLYVTLPATAGLAALALPTVAVVFQRGAFGVSDSAATAAALLAYAGGLPAIGCSRIVVQGFYALEDTRTPVLVGVISVLSFVALALFWMPGQGHVGIALAVSVTAWVNLAANLLLLRRKFGRLGLSRVLGSGLRAALGALLTGAAAWGVASLGRWEAGAGALDLLLLRNVGVLLLAVVAGAGTYAGVTLALKSPEARALLGSLRRRLGRA
- the mazG gene encoding nucleoside triphosphate pyrophosphohydrolase; protein product: MHAGSAGLLLPSPIREAAMSYQPTEEELAPHREAEAALGRFLALMHRLRAPGGCPWDREQTLESLRPYLLEETYEVLEAIDTGDDHHHLEELGDLLLQIVFHAEIASEEGRWGMAEIVDGITEKLYLRHPHVFGGEQAGDASEAFERWEQVKAKEKEARGRKRESVIDGVPRAAPALMRAERIGDKASSVGFDWPDLSGVRAKLDEELAELDEALEAGEPAAVQAEVGDLLLTVANLARKAGVHPEDALREANARFETRFREVEERLRHAGVTAGELPLEELEAHWQEAKKVVG